One window of the Eucalyptus grandis isolate ANBG69807.140 chromosome 6, ASM1654582v1, whole genome shotgun sequence genome contains the following:
- the LOC120294289 gene encoding uncharacterized protein LOC120294289: MGFCEAWVSWVMQCVTTVSYNIKFNGESLPEFKPTRGLCQGDPLSPYLFIIVANVLSQMMKEALEADTLHGIKLNRHCPTLSHLFFADDSIFFMEGSLLECQNLTNILNQYCFASGQAINLNKSGIHFSKDCPESLRRNMASMLRVPEITKTGKYLGIPLDWGASKKDMFAWILARVSKKLESWKEKLLSRAGKEILLKSVVQAIPHYAMSIFKIPLSIVRAIERKIANFWWRTKNNSNGLHWRKWDVLKLCKAEGGLGFKDLIAFNTALLSKQAWRISQQLDTLWSQIMKGLYFPNSDFWKAGRGSRPSWGWQSLIAGRDAIAPHVKWVVGNGQQISIRNDKWLALGSIGGCPRPNEPNKVADLIDMEAAEWKEDLLHSMFNNTLVAEIKAVPIGLPSTADRLVWENNTSSTYTVKSGYIHTRKHQRNQTDSQPTTSHLIDQHLWKHIWQANIQPKIKFFLWNACHNALPTLENLYKRKIVPAPTCPLCNLESETVEHTLLLCPWTSHIWNEPNLQVQVNRMGLSRFDDWLCKYLAQPGNSRRLELVANVVWCIWKDRNNSIFRKSPLNPYKTMLNAKTLQESFTTWNAKSQKSKHSEDSSHKWQPPPLGVLKINIDASFDIAYIADNPTDFSHHNRRYHNDTSSVSVMGLTDSAERADRDLTTTPNQEERCSARMNRDSRAATPQTDKISNVHPQSEQDTTPLSKCLPKYLREESGQMSSESNSHETQLQLGRVRVLDRGKLPMEHSPSAALPQDPDLQIRMMEPNPCRDLPPLHNDESLGTSLNRNSTIRTSIFAAPSLQQRNRQNQQSSHHMSSILAERNVDRSNPGK; the protein is encoded by the coding sequence ATGGGCTTCTGTGAAGCATGGGTGAGCTGGGTTATGCAGTGTGTCACAACGGTGTCCTATAACATCAAGTTTAATGGGGAATCTTTACCAGAATTTAAACCTACTCGGGGTCTTTGTCAGGGCGATCCTTTATCTCCGTACTTATTCATCATTGTAGCAAATGTCCTATCTCAAATGATGAAGGAAGCTCTAGAAGCCGACACTCTCCATGGTATTAAATTAAACAGACATTGCCCCACCCTCTCACATCTCTTCTTTGCAGATGACTCAATATTTTTCATGGAAGGATCACTTttggaatgtcaaaacttgaccAATATACTCAACCAATATTGTTTCGCATCAGGTCAAGCTATTAATCTGAACAAATCTGGCATTCATTTTAGCAAAGATTGTCCAGAGAGCCTTCGAAGAAATATGGCCTCAATGCTTAGAGTTCCCGAAATTACAAAAACAGGGAAATATTTAGGGATTCCTTTGGACTGGGGAGCCTCGAAAAAGGACATGTTTGCCTGGATCCTAGCCCGAGTGAGTAAGAAGTTGGAAAGTTGGAAAGAAAAGCTACTTTCGCGAGCTGGTAAGGAAATACTTCTAAAATCTGTTGTGCAAGCTATACCTCACTATGCCatgtcaatcttcaaaatccCCCTATCCATTGTTAGAGCTATAGAAAGGAAAATTGCTAACTTCTGGTGGAGGACTAAAAACAACTCCAATGGTCTGCATTGGCGAAAATGGGATGTTCTTAAACTTTGCAAGGCGGAAGGTGGTCTTGGCTTTAAGGACCTTATTGCCTTTAACACTGCACTATTGAGTAAACAGGCTTGGCGGATCTCTCAACAACTAGACACACTATGGAGCCAGATTATGAAAGGCCTTTATTTCCCTAATTCTGACTTTTGGAAAGCAGGTAGGGGATCACGGCCATCGTGGGGATGGCAAAGCTTAATAGCAGGGAGAGATGCGATTGCTCCCCATGTTAAGTGGGTGGTGGGCAATGGGCAGCAAATATCCATTCGCAATGATAAATGGCTCGCACTAGGATCGATTGGCGGCTGTCCGAGACCGAATGAACCCAATAAGGTAGCGGACCTGATAGATATGGAAGCTGCCGAGTGGAAGGAAGACTTATTGCACTCTATGTTTAACAACACCCTGGTTGCAGAAATTAAAGCTGTTCCTATTGGTCTACCAAGCACAGCAGATAGATTGGTGTGGGAAAATAACACATCAAGCACTTATACTGTAAAAAGTGGATACATTCATACTAGAAAACACCAAAGGAACCAAACTGACTCCCAGCCCACAACATCTCACCTGATTGACCAACATCTATGGAAGCACATTTGGCAAGCCAACATACAACCAAAAATCAAGTTCTTCCTCTGGAATGCCTGCCACAATGCTTTGCCTACATTAGAGAATCTCTATAAAAGAAAGATTGTACCTGCTCCAACGTGTCCACTCTGCAACCTCGAATCGGAGACGGTCGAACATACCTTGCTGCTCTGCCCCTGGACATCTCACATATGGAATGAACCTAACCTGCAAGTCCAAGTAAACCGAATGGGTCTTTCACGTTTTGATGACTGGCTGTGCAAGTATTTAGCTCAACCAGGGAACTCACGCCGTTTGGAGCTGGTTGCGAATGTTGTATGGTGCATTTGGAAGGATCGAAACAATTCCATCTTTAGGAAAAGCCCCCTCAACCCTTACAAGACCATGCTCAATGCTAAAACGCTTCAAGAAAGCTTTACTACTTGGAATGCGAAGTCACAAAAGAGCAAGCACAGTGAagactcatctcacaagtggcAACCACCGCCCCTAGGAGTCCTCAAAATCAATATTGACGCTTCATTTGACATTGCCTACATAGCCGACAACCCTACTGACTTTAGCCATCATAACCGGAGGTATCATAATGACACATCTTCAGTTTCTGTAATGGGATTAACTGACTCAGCTGAAAGGGCAGACAGAGACCTCACCACAACCCCTAACCAAGAGGAACGATGCTCTGCCCGCATGAATAGGGACTCTAGAGCCGCAACGCCCCAAACAGACAAGATTAGCAATGTTCACCCCCAATCCGAGCAAGACACAACCCCACTTTCAAAATGCTTACCAAAGTACCTTAGAGAGGAAAGTGGACAAATGAGCAGCGAGTCAAACAGCCACGAAACCCAGTTGCAGCTAGGTAGAGTTCGTGTGCTCGATCGTGGCAAACTCCCTATGGAACATAGTCCATCGGCTGCCTTGCCTCAAGATCCTGATCTGCAAATCCGTATGATGGAACCAAACCCATGCCGCGACCTCCCTCCCCTGCATAATGACGAAAGCTTGGGTACATCTCTAAACCGCAACTCTACAATCAGAACAAGCATCTTTGCCGCCCCGAGTTTGCAGCAACGCAACAGACAAAACCAACAATCTTCTCATCACATGTCCAGCATCTTAGCAGAGAGGAATGTGGATAGATCTAACCCTGGAAAGTAA
- the LOC104448208 gene encoding stigma-specific STIG1-like protein 1: MAPTMKVILVIALTMALSVAITMRTFVEETEEKLPFERMDAPKTSDASAEIVLPSKRVSRFLADTPNPRAADHCNKDGEICSAVGENYTCCNNKCVDLSNDKNNCGQCKSKCKYTSSCCSGRCVDLTYDKRNCGSCGNRCPTGDFCFYGMCNYNG; encoded by the coding sequence ATGGCACCAACCATGAAGGTGATCTTGGTGATTGCCTTGACCATGGCTTTGAGCGTCGCCATCACCATGCGAACCTTCGTCGAAGAAACGGAGGAGAAGCTGCCATTCGAACGCATGGACGCCCCAAAGACATCCGACGCGTCTGCCGAGATCGTCCTGCCTTCTAAGAGAGTGAGCCGCTTCCTCGCTGACACCCCGAACCCGAGAGCTGCGGACCACTGCAACAAGGACGGCGAGATCTGCTCGGCCGTGGGCGAAAACTACACCTGCTGCAACAACAAATGCGTCGACCTGTCCAACGACAAGAACAACTGCGGCCAATGCAAGAGCAAGTGCAAGTACACGAGCTCGTGCTGCAGCGGACGGTGCGTGGACTTGACCTACGACAAGAGGAACTGCGGAAGCTGCGGCAACCGGTGCCCGACAGGTGACTTCTGTTTCTACGGAATGTGTAATTACAATGGCTAG